From Pseudomonas hormoni:
AGAACGCGCTTTCGGCCTCCTCCGTCCGGTCTAGATCATGTGCAAGGTAAACGAGTGAATAGCTGGCCAGTAAAAACACGCCTGCCAATAGACCCACGAACTTGAACAGCGAGGCCCGAGCCAGTACCACGCTGGAACGACGGGAGGAAGAAGGGTTACTGGAGGCGAGACTGTTCGGCATAAATTCCCGCTTGTCGTTGGAAAAAGTACTTTGCATACCCTGCTATCGGCTACTTTGGCAGAACGATGAGCCGGGGCATTCCATGAGTGGCCGCTTTCTATTAAAGCCTATGGTTCTGTACCCGACACGATCCAGCCATGAAGAGATTTCACCGGGGAAAGATCTGGCGCCCGCGCCGAACAGGAATTTGCGGCACCCATCGTTATCGGTTCAGCGTTAAAATCCGCCCGGTCCGGTTCACATTCTTGAGGATGATCCAGGTATGTCCACGCTCGACACTTCCCTGCAAGACACCGCCGCGCCTGACGGCGTTTGTTACGGCTGCGGCGGCAGCAATCCGCACGGGCTGCACATCAAGAGCTTCTGGCATGAGGACGGCGAGCATGTCATCGCCGAGCACATGCCAGAGGCCAAATATTGTGGTTGGCCGGATCTGGTTTACGGTGGTTTGATCGCGATGCTGGTTGACTGCCATTCCAACTGGACGGCGATGGCCTATCACTACCGGATGGAAAACCGCGACGTCGCCAGCCTCCCGCGCATCAACTGCGTCACTGGCAACCTGGGCATCAAGTTCATCAAGCCTACACCGATGGGCGTACCGCTGACCCTGCGTGCGAAAGTGGAAGGTGAAGTCGGACGCAAAACCCGCGTCATCTGCGAGGTCTACGCGGAGGATGTGCTCACGGCTGTCGGAGACTCCACTTTTGTGCGCGTCGATACCGAGCAACTGGCGGCGGTTGCGCATGGCCGGTAGGTTGCAACCCTCTGCAAAAACCTGAGCGATTCAAGTGGGGCTACCAGGCTTTTCCTGGGTGCCGACTCCCTGTGCTGCTATGCCAACTGGAAAGACCTATGCCGCTAAAAACCCGCGACTTTATTCTTGAGACCCTTGAAGACCTCGGCATCGGTGACTTCGCTGCCCGCCCCTTCGACTGCGCCTTCGAATTGCTCGCCGCACCGCCCAGCCGCAAGCGCCTGATCATGATCGGCTTCAACGGCTCCCTCGCCGACGACATCCACACCAATGCCGGTGCGGTACACGCAGGCTACGAACAACCTGCGTTTTCCAATGTCGCCCATGGCCTGGAAGGCGGCTGGGGTTCGACGCCCCTGCCCCGACGATTGACCGAGTTGCCAGCCGAGCTTGGTTTTGACTGGCGCGACACCCTCTACACCAATGCGTTGCTGCTGTGCTCCGCAGATGCAGCGTGCATAAAAAAAGTCGCGAGGCAATCTTCGGCGGGGAGCCTGGAGTCGCTGACACGCAAATCAATGGATTTTTTCGAGCGGGTGACGGTGCCGCTAGCGGAACCCGAGTTGATCATTGCTTACAGCAACGGCTTGGGAAGCCCATCGGCGGCCAGGATTCTGTGGGAGAGATTCGGGAATGGGGAAGCGCTGGATCACGTTGACGTTTCTTCCTACCGGGCGACTTATGGGTTCACTGCAACCATTGGCAGCCGCAAGATTCCGGTCGTGGGGATTCGGCACATGTCCAGATTCGAGCCGAGCATTGAGGCAATCAAACTGGCGTGGGAGCGGCAAAAAGCGTGCATCGGCACTCAGCCAGGCCCGTGTTAACGTGCGCATACCCTCAATTTGAAGTCACACACCCATGTCTATCGCCGACAACCTTCTGGCTTTTACCTTCGCTGCCACGTTGCTGACACTGACGCCTGGGCTCGACACTGCGTTGGTCTTGAGAACCGCCACGGTGGAAGGCAAACAGCAGGCGCTTCGCGCTGCGTTGGGCATCAATGCGGGTTGCTTGTTGTGGGGCGCGGCCGTCGCCTTTGGTCTGGGCGCTTTGATTGCGGTCTCGGAACTGGCCTATGACCTCTTGAAATACTGCGGCGCCGCTTACCTGGCGTGGCTTGGATTGAACATGCTGTTGCGCCCGCGCAGCGCTCTGTCGCCCGTCGAAGCGGGCGCGACGCCTGCGGCCAACTGGTTCCTGAAGGGCATGACGGGGAATGTCCTCAACCCGAAGATCGGCATTTTCTACGTGTCTTTTCTCCCGCAGTTCATTCCGCAAGGACAGCCACTGGTTGCCTGGACATTTGGTCTTGTCAGCATCCATGTGGTGATCGGATTGATCTGGTCAACGATGCTGATTGCCGCGACTCGCCCACTCGCCGGCATTCTGAGGCGTGAAAAAGTGATCAAGTGGATGGATCGCACGACGGGCATGATCTTTGTTCTGTTTGCCGCTCGGTTGGCCTTTAGTAAACGTTGAGGCGGCAAGCCGCCCGGGAACGAAACGTTAAGCGCAAAGGCCTTTGTGGCGAGCGAGCTTGCTCGCGCTGGGCTGCGTAGCGGCCCCAAAAATCTGGTAACCATTGCAGATTTTTGTGAGTGCTACGCACTTAAGCGGGACGGTGCGGCGATCCGACAAGCTCCCTCGCCACAAAGTTCTTGCTGGCCTGAAGATTGTCTTGTGTGAACAGCATTACGATGAAATCGGGCCTTGCCGGTTCAACCTCATCGTACCCGCTGTTTACAGATCGGTAATTTCCTTATGGCGCGGTACCAGCAGTTTCATCACGCTCCAGGCCACCAGATAAGCCACCGCACAGATGCCGAACATGATCATGTAGCCGGTGTGAATGTCGTTGATCGATTTGTAGTAGTCGAACACCCAACCACCGACCTTGGTCATCACCACCCCGCCCATACCGCCGGCCAAGCCGCCAATGCCGACCACCGATGCGATGGATTTTTGCGGGAACATGTCGGACACGGTGGTGAAGATGTTGCACGACCACGCCTGATGCGCCGACGCGCCTACGCCAATCAACAGCACCGGCACCCAGAAACTGATGTAACCGAAGGGTTGCGCCAGCAGTACCAGCAGCGGGAAGAAAGCGATCACCAACATGGCTTTCATACGGCCGTCATACGGCGCATCGCCGCGAGCCATGAAGTAGCTGGGGAACCAGCCGCCGCCGATGCTGCCCACCATGGTCATGCTGTACAACACAGCCAGCGGCCACACGATGGCCTGGCCTTTCATGCCGTATTGCGCCGACAGATAAGTCGGAAGCCAGAACAGGAAGAACCACCACACGCCGTCAGTCATGAATTTGCCGAAGGCAAAAGCCCAGGTCTGGCGGTAAGTCAGCAACTTGAACCACGATACTTTTTTCTCGGCGACGCCCGGCTCCGGGGTAGCAACCACCTGCGCATCACTGCGGATGTAGGCCAGTTCCTGTGCCGAGAGACGTTTTTGCTGTTCGGGTTTTTCGTACAGCGCAATCCACACGGTCACCCAGACGAAGCCCAGCATGCCGATCACGATGAATGCCGCTTCCCAACCCCACAGGCCGGCAATCAGCGGTACGCAGATCGGCGCCAGGATCGCGCCCACGTTGGCGCCGGAGTTGAAGATACCGGTGGCGAAGGAGCGTTCCTTCTTCGGGAAGTATTCGGCAGTGGCCTTGATCGCAATCGGGAAGTTACCCGCTTCGCCTATCGCCAGCACGGCGCGCGACAGCATGAAGCCTGCGATCGACACCGGGATGACGGCCAGTCCGAACGCGCCGCACACGGCCGCGATGCCCTCGCCCATCGGCACTGAAAAGGCATGCATCATGGCGCCGGTCGACCAGATACTGATCGCGATGATGTAGGCCTTCTTGGTGCCGATCTTGTCGACGAAACGGCCAGCAAACAGCATGGAAATCGCGTAGACAAACTGGAACACGGAAGCGATGTTGGCGTAGTCGCTGTTGCTCCAGCCGAATTGCGTAGACAAATCCGGCGCCAACAGGCTGAGCACCTGGCGGTCGAGGTAGTTGACGGTGGTTGCGAAAAACAACAGCGCACAGATCGTCCAGCGGTACTTGCCGACAGCCTGGCCGATTCGTTGCGGATTGATGGGCTCGTTCAGATTCATGGCATCACTTTATTATTGGATTATGGTGATGATCTCTCGGTTTCAAGCGAGATCACTTCTTACGCGCAGCACACCGCTCAGCGGCTCGCGTCAGACGAGTAGCACGTGTAGATCAGGGGGTTGGCGGAGCTGGCACAGACAATGCGCAGGCAGTCAGGTCCGGACCATATGAAGCGGCATGCAGGGAGGCGAGAAAGCGGATTGAGTTCATGATGGGACCCGGTTTTTGTTTTTAGGGGTGTAACATCGTATGTCGTCGTACAACTGTGCCTTTTATAGCGAGTCCCCTACCCGGCTGTCAATCTGGAAAATTGCCGTTCGTCTCGGCGTCCACCCTCGCTGAAGTTTCGCTATCGGCCAAACGACGTGGGCCGAAGCAGCTCAATAGCCTTTAGCTTGAGCGAAATTGCCAGCAGATTTTTAATTTCAGATAGTCGTACGACAACGCATGTCGCACGCTTAGATAGCCGATCTCGAAGAACCGGCTCAGAAGAGTCTCATTTGACCAGCCGTGTTTCCTTCGACGGCCTGTACCCGAAATACGAGCTATAGCACTTGCTGAAATGACTCGGCGACACAAAACCACACGCCACCAGCACATCCACCTGGGACAGCTCCGTGTGCTGCAGCAGTCGACGCGCTTCGGTAATCCTCAGCTCCATGTAATAGCGCTGCGGCGTGGTGCCGAGTTGCTCCTTGAACAAACGCTCGAGTTGTCGACGAGATCGACCTGCGTACACCGCCAGTTGCTCCAGCTCCAGCGGCTCTTCGAGGTTGGCGTCCATCAGCTTCACCACCTCGCGCAAGGGTGCGCTGACGCAGACATTTTCCGTCGGTTTGATGCGCCGGTAGCGGGACTCTTCGAACGCGAGGATGTCTTCAATACCCTCGACGAGCGCCTTGTCGTGCAAGCCCTTGATCCAGTCCAGCGCCATGTGGAAAGCACCTGACGGACTGGATGCCGTGAGCCGGTCACGGTCGATGACAAAAGGCTCGCTGGTGACGTGCGTGGCCTTGGCAATTTCCGCGAGCGCGGGGCGATGTTCGGGGTGAATCGCGCAACGGTAACTGTCGAGCAAACCGGCGATCCCGAGGAACCATGCGCCATTCCACAATCCGGCCAGGCTGACACCCTGGTCGGCGGCCGTTCTCAACAGACTGATCAACTCGTCAGTCGCCTTCAGCTCGGTTCTGTAGCCACCGCAAATGACCAGCAGATCGAGGTCGTGAACCACAGAGCAATCGATGCGTGCATCCGGCCGAATCACCAGCCCCAGGTCGCTGACGACCTCCCCGTCGCTCAAGCCGAACGTGCGGGACGAAAACAGTTTTGGTCGTAGCAGATTCGCGGTGACGATCGTATCCAGCGCCTGGGTAAAAGCAGGCAGCGAGAAATGTTCGAGCAGCAAAAAGCCTGTCCGTGTCGTTTGAACAGGCTCGTTGGGGTTGTCGTTCAGATAGCGAAGATTCTTCCCCTTCATGCCTCCGCTAAATTGGCGTCGTTCGATCAATGTTTTTGGCACTCGGTTGCGTTAACGGACAGGGAGTCTGGTACATCAGGATATCGCAAAACGGTCTACGCTCCTCCCATCGGTTCCTCTGGAGACAGCGCCATGATTCGCACCTTGCTGACGGCTTCCCTGCTCATGACTCTGAGCCTTCCGTCCCATGCTGGCGTGCCCTCCTTCCCCTCCTCGTTCCATACTCAGGACATCCCCGTAGAAGGCGCAAAAATCCACGTCCGCGTCGGCGGCAAGGGACCCGCCGTGGTGCTGTTGCATGGCTTCGGCGACACCGGCGACATGTGGGCGCCACTCGCGGCCGACCTGGCCAGGGATCACACGGTCGTGGTGCCGGACCTGCGTGGCATGGGTTTGTCGTCGATCCCTGAAAACGGTTACGACAAGAAGACGCAAGCGGGCGACGTGCGTGCGGTGTTGGCCTCGCTGAGGATCGAACACTCGGTGGTCATCGGCCACGACATCGGCACCATGGTCGCCTTCGCCTACGCCTCGCGTTATCCGCAGCAAACCGATCGCCTGGTGGTGATGGATGCGCCGGTGCCGGGCATTCCGCCGTGGAACGACATTGTGCGTTCGCCGATGCTGTGGCACTTCGACTTCGGTGGCCCGGACGCCGAGCGGCTGGTGGCCGGGCGTGAGCGCATCTACCTGGACCGCTTCTGGAACGAGTTCGCCGGCGACCCCACCAAGGTGGACGAGGCAACCCGTCAGCACTACGCCAAACTCTACGCCCGCCCCGGCGCGATGCATGCGGCGTTCGCGCAGTTCCGCAGCATTCGTCAGGATGCGGTGGATAACGAAGCGTCGATGAAGACGCGATTGACCATGCCGGTGCTGGCGGTGGGTGGGGAAAAATCCTTTGGCAACAACGAAGCCATCGTCATGCGCAACGCTGCGGACAACGTCACGGAAGTGGTGATTCCGGGGGCAGGACATTGGCTGATGGAGGAAGCGCCCAAGCAGACCATTCAAGCAATTCGCGACTTTTTGCAGTGACAGCCCGTAGCAGATCAAAAACGAATGGAACCCCGCGCGTCATCGTGTTTTCGAAACTTTATCAGCGCTGCCCCCTGATCCGGCAAGGCGCCCTTGTAGAGGAAACCTCGATGAACAGTAGAGTTCTGTTTCTGATCGCCAGTCTCAGCCCGACCCTGGTTTTCGCTGAAGGCTGCGACGTACTGACCCGCTCCCAAAGCCCTTCGGTGCCCGTGGTCGAATCCCATAGCTGCTATGAGTACGAAGGCATGCCGGTAAACTCCATCGACTGGTCATGCAGCAATGAAAGCAAGGAAATGACGACCAGCACCAAGAAGAAGGTCGAACAGTGCGACGATCATTATCAGGCCACTTGCATCGCGACCTTGACTCAGGAGTCGCTGGCCAACCCTCATTCCACCAGTAAGGACAAGAACGCCAAGTCGCTTAACATTCCCGACAATGCCCAAGTGACGACGTATTACTACGACACCGAGCACTTGAGCCAGGTGAAGATCGATTGCGAGTCGGGTGGTGGGCACTGGAAAGCGAAGTAATCAGCCAGGTTTTATTTCGTCGACCAAAACACTTTCCCTGCCAACTCGCAGCGGGACCTTTATAAAACACTTATGACTCCGAACATAAAACATTATTGCGCCGCGACAATATACAGGCGTCACTTAAGTGACTATTACCCGCTATACTTCAGACAGCCGATGACTTACAGCGCAGCCCCGACGCTTATACGGCCGGAATAATTCACACGTCCCGACGAACGGATTACTATCACAATAAAATACATGAAAATCAGTACGTTATCTTTAAACAAACAACCACCAACATCTGTACTGAAATTTCGAAAAACTATAAAAGACCGACCAAAAATTCAAAAGTTTCAAACTTTTTAATTTAATAAAAAAATACATATAACACTTTTAAATACTGTTCTTCGATGCTAATAATCCGGCGTTCCGGGCTCCAGGCAACGCACTTTCTCACCTGAAGTGAACATCAGTTCACCTCACACGCCGATGACCCGACCTTAATTAAATTCAAATACCGCTAGCTTGCTCAAGTTCCAATAAAACCTGGGCCGCTGTTGTGTTGCGCACTAAAACTGCGCGAGGAAGGCATCATCGCTCGCCAAAATATTAAAATCCTTTCGATCTTCGGGACCCGTCCGGAAGCCATCAAGATGGCGCCGTTAGTCAAAGCCCTCGCCGCGGAACCGGGCATTGATTCGCAGATCTGCGTCACCGGCCAGCATCAAAGCATGCTGAAACAGGTGCTGGATCTGTTCGACCTCAAGGCTGATTACACCCTTGATGTGATGACGCCACACCAGACGCTCAACTCGCTGACCGCGGCGTTATACGCAGCGATTGACCCAGTGCTGGAATCGACCCGCCCGGACCGGGTGCTGGTGCATGGCGACACCACCTCAGCCATGGTCGCCGCGATGGCGGCGTTTCATCGACGCATTCCGGTCGGCCACGTGGAGGCCGGGCTGCGAACCGGGGATATCTACAGCCCGTGGCCGGAAGAAATGAACCGTCGCTGCATCGACCTGGGCGCGGACATGCTATTCGCGCCGACCCACGAGTCGTGCCAGAACCTGCTCGACGAACGCCTGCAGGGTCGCACCTTCGTGACCGGCAATACGGTGATCGACGCGTTGCAGATGACCGCGCGACGCATCGAGCAGGACGCCGACTTGCGGGCCAGCCTGGACCAGCAGTTTTCGTTCCTGCAGAGCGGCCGCAAAGTCCTGCTGGTCACCGGGCATCGTCGGGAAAACTTCGGCGAAGGCTTCCTCGATATCTGCAAGGCCCTGAGTCATCTGGCCCGGCGCGCGGATATCCAGATCGTCTATCCGGTGCATTTGAACCCCAATGTCATCGGCCCGGTCACCGAGCAACTGGGCGATCTGCCCAACGTGCACCTGATCAAGCCGCTGGATTACCTGGCCTTCGTACGCCTGATGCAACGCGCCCACGTGATCCTCACTGACTCCGGTGGCGTGCAGGAAGAAGCGCCGTCACTGGGCAAACCGGTGCTGGTCATGCGTGACGTAACGGAACGCCCGGAAGCGGTCGCGGCGGGCACGGTTCGCCTGGTTGGCACCTCACCGGACTCGATCATCGCCGGCGTCAACGCGCTGTTCGATGACGATCTGCTGTGGCGTCGATGCTCCCAGGCAGCCAACCCTTACGGGGATGGCAAGGCCAGTTCGCGCATCGTCGACGCCCTGATGGGACGCCCGGTCGATGATTTCGTCGTGGCTCGCGTGCTGCCCAGGTTCCACCCGACCGCGGTTGCCATGCCCGAGCCACACCGGCCCGAAAAAAACCAACCGGCCTTCACCTCTCTATAAACCAAAAACGCTCCTCCCCTTATCAGCTCGAGATCTACCTGAATGAAGTCTTCCGTTGCCATCCATACGGGTGCGCTCAGTGCCCTTGCCTGTGGCGTGAGCCTGCTCGCGCTCATGCCGACCTTTGCCTTGGCCGCGGACAGCCCGCTCACCCAGGCGATCAACCGGCTCAACGCCGACACTCGCCAGGAGCGTGAGGTGCGCTTGAGCGATCTGGGGATCGACGCGCCGATCATTCTCGGTTCCACCGATGCCCGTCGCGAGCTGTATCTGCCGGTGCCGGCGGGTGTGCCGCTGACGGAGGCCACCCTGAATTTCGACGCCAGCTATCTCAATGGCGAAGGCGGCCGCAACACGTTGCTGCTGTCGCTGGACGGTTATCCGGTGCGCGCCGAAGGGCTCAGCGAACCTCAGGGCGACGCCAGCGCCACGCTCGGCGTGGACAAGAAAGCGCGGGACAGCGGCTCGCTGCGCCTGGGCATTGCCTGGTCGTCCATCGTGTCCCGCGTGTTGTGCGAAGACGAACGCGCCATCGGCAACGTCTTGCGCATCGAACCGGACACGCGCCTCACCTACAGCTACGACGCCAGCCAGTTGCAGGACGTCGGCGCCGCGTGGACGGCATTGCCGGGCAAACCGGGCATCATGGTCGCGTCCGGCACCTTGTCCGCCGAAAGCTACGATGCGGCGTGGCGCCTCGGGGTAGCGCTGGAGCGGATCGGCAAGCACAGCCGCATCCTGCCCTTCCCTGCCATTCAAGACAGCGTTGACCTCAGCGGCCTGCGCATTCCCGTCGAACTGCTGACGATTCCGGCGTTCGCCAGCCTCAACGGCAAGGGTGCGCATGTTCTGGCGGACGCTGCACAAATCGGCGCCCTGCTGATGCTGGGCCAGACGCCGAACGTCCAGGCGGACCTGGCCATCAACGACCCGCAACTGCTCAAGGCCGTCAATGCATCTCTGGACGCGCTGCAGAACCAGATAAAAGGTCTCGACGCCACGGCCGCCAACGCACTGTTGCAGTGGCGTGAGCGGCATATCAACGCAGGTCTGGCCGCCACCGGTACTGACAACGTGCGCCTGGCACTACTGGGCACACGCCCGGTGCTGATGATCGCGCCGCAAGCCACCGGCAAGGCTCTGGCCTTGTTCAGCTCGGCCTGGAACACACTGGCACGCAGCCGCCAATTGACGGTCAGCGAAGCACAGTTGCCATTGAGCGCCGACGGCCGTGTGGCCTTGTCGCGCCTGGGCGGTAATCCTGGCGCCATCGACGTGCTGGCCAAATCCGACTGGAGCACTTCATTCCCGCTCGGCAGCGTGGCCTATGACGGCCGCTTGCCAGTCAAGGCGGTGATCGATGTGTCTGCCGCGCCTGGCGCCTCGGACACCGCGCCGGTGGCCTCGCTGTTTCTCAACGACTATCTGATTGGCGCGCAACAGCTCGTGGCCAACGGTGAAATGCAGCGCATCGAAGCGCGTATCCCGCGTTATGCGGTGGGCGCAACGAACGTTTTGCGTGTGTCGTTCCAGCGCCAGCCAGTGAGTGATCGCTGCCTGGAAACGCCACAAGCCTTCCCGGTCTCGGTGCTGCCAACCAGCCATATCGTGCTGGATAAAACGGCCCTGGGTGATGACTTCTCCGGCATGGCTGCGCGCTTTGCCATGGACACGCAAATCCTCGTGCCCCAGGCCTACCTCGACCACCCGGCAAGCAGCTTGCCGCAAGTGATTTCGGTGGCTGACGGCGCCGGGGTTTCGCCGCTGCGGGCACAACTGAAAGTCAGTGCCGATCCAAAGATTTCGGTCACACCGGACAAAGCCTTCCTCGCCTTCGAGCTGCCGATCAAGGACAGCAAGGAATCGGTACAAGCGGATGAGCAGGGTCGCCTGCGCATCAATCACAAGGATCAGGTGTTGCTGGACGTGCATCCCCTCAACCACCTGGCCTCGTTGCAAGTGGTCAATGCCGGCGGACAGCACGGTCTGGTCTATCGACCGCTGGGCACTGACGCACCACGCTTCGCCAAACAGATTCTGCTGACCCGCGGCGATGTGGCGATCCTCGGCGACAACGGTGCACTGACCACCTTCGACACCCAGGATCCGAGCGGCAACCAATTGATCGACAACGAAGAACCCAAGGGTCTCGACGCCTGGCGCACGCCATCGCTGTTGTGGCTGATTCCGGGTGGCATCCTGTTGGTTCTCATCCTGTTGCTGGCCGGCCGTAACGCCCGTCGCAATCGCCAGTAACGGAACCCTTCGATGACGTCGCTTTATTGGCCCTACTGGCTGGCCCACTACTACAGCTTCCTGGAGATCTCGACCATCGTGGTCGCGGTGCTGATCCTGATCTCCAGCCTGGACGATCTGTTCATTGACCTGTGGTACTGGTCTCGACGCCTGTTCCGCAAGTTCACCGTGGACCGAAAATACCGGCCGCTGACCGCCGAGCAATTGATGGCCCGGGACGAACAGCCGCTGGCAATCATGGTCCCGGCCTGGCTGGAATACGACGTCATCGCGCCGATGATCGAGAACATGGTGTCGACCCTGGATTACCAGAACTATGTGGTCTTCGTCGGCACCTACATCAACGATCAGCGCACCATTGATGAAGTGGAGCGCATGCGTCGGCGCTACAAGCAACTGCATCGAGTGGAAGTCCCGCATGCCGGGCCGACCTGCAAGGCTGACTGCCTGAACTGGGTGATCCAGGCGATTTTCCTGTACGAAAAAACCCACGGCATGACCTTCGCCGGCGTGGTTCTGCACGACAGCGAAGACGTGCTGCACCCAATGGAATTGCGTCTATTCAACTACTTGCTGCCGCGCAAGGACATGATTCAGTTGCCCGTGGTGTCGCTGGAGCGCAACTGGTACGAGTGGGTGGCCGGCACCTACATGGACGAATTCGCCGAATGGCACGGCAAGGATCTGGTGGTGCGTGAAAGCATGACCGACACGGTGCCGTCCGCCGGGGTCGGCACCTGTTTCTCCCATCGTGCCCTGCGTGTGCTGGCCGGGGAGACCCAGAACCAGCCATTCAACACCGACAGCCTCACCGAGGACTACGACGTTGGCGCGCGCCTGGCCAAGGTCGGAATGAACGCGATCTTCGTGCGTTTCCCGGTGCAGTTTCGCGTGCTGCGTAAATCCTGGTTTCGCAAGCCTTACGAATCGACCCTGAAGATGCCGTTGTGCGTGCGCGAATTCTTTCCCGATACCTTCCGCACCGCGTTCCGCCAGAAAGCTCGCTGGACGCTGGGCATTGGCCTGCAAGGCTGGGAACAAATGGGTTGGAACGGTTCGCTGGCCAACCGTTATTTGCTGTTCCGTGATCGCAAAGGCGTGGTGACTGCGTTTGTCAGCATCATCGCCTACGTGATTCTGGTGCAGCTTCTGGGCCTGATCATCCTGCGCCAGAGCGGCCTGTGGGACGTGAGTTTCCCGACGCCGTTCGAGACCAATGGCTTCATCCAATACCTGCTGCTGGCCAACGGCATCGCGCTGGCCTGGCGTATCGCCCACCGCTGCTATTTCACCACCGTGCTGTACGGCTGGCAGCACGGTTTGCTATCCATCCCGCGTATGGTCGTGGGTAACTTCGTCAACTTCATGGCCGCTTCCCGCGCGTGGCGCATGTTCATCGTCGGCAAGGTGATGAACCGCAAACTGGTGTGGGACAAGACCATGCACGACTTCCCGTCCACCGACCTGGTCGCGGCCGCACCGCGCAAGCTCGGCAGCGTGCTGCTGTCCTGGCAGGCAATCAACGAAACCGACCTGCAAAGTGCCCTCATCGAACAGAAAACCCGGCACATGCCATTGGGGCGGATTTTGCTCAGCAACGGTTGGCTGGATGACGAGACACTGGCGGAAGCCATCGCCTTCCAGAATGACCTGCCGCGGGTGTTCGATGTGGCCGCCAAGGCGCAGTCGTCGACCCTGACCCTGGACGATGAATTCGCCCTGCGCTGGCGCGTAGTGCCGCTTGGTTTGAATGCCGACGGCCGCGCACAAGTTGCCGTGGCCAGCCCGTTGCCGGCCGCCGGCCTGCAACAGGTCAGCGAGGTACTGGGTAGCGAACCGGTGCAGCTGATTGCCCGGGAAAGCGAAATCGTTGCGCAGTTGCGTCAACTGAACGTGCGCGATGGCCAAGCCCTGCCCGATGCCCGCGCACCACTGTTGGGTGACCTGCTGATCGAAATGGGCCTGCTGGATCGCGACGAGTTCAACCGCGCCATGTTGCAGTACCGCCCGCAGCGTCACGGGCGCATCGGCGACTATCTGGTCGATAGCGGCGTGTTGCCGCGCGCCACTATCGAAAAGGCCGTGGCACGTCAGCACAGTCACTACCCTGCGGAGCTTTCAGTATGAACCGCCCCTTGCTGACCCTCATGGCCACGGGGCTGAGCCTGCTGCCCGCGTTTGTGCACGGCGAAACACTGCCGCTGCCGTTGACCGGCCCGGCCTATGTCACCGCCAACGAGGCGTACAGTGCCTACGAGCGCAAAGACTATGACCTGGCCATCGCCAAGGCACGCGAAGCCTTGCGTCAGCGCGCCGACATCACGCGCCTGAATACGCTGATTACGCTGGCTCAACGCGACAAGGAATTGCGTGACCATCCCAAGCGCTATCCGCAGTCTCGTCAGGCTCCCGGCTTCGGTGCCGCGGCAAAGGCTTTCAAGGCCTATGATCGCGATGATTTCGGCGCGGCGGCTCAAGCGGCACGTATCGCCATCGCTCAAGCACCCAAACGCATGGATTATCGACTGCTGCTGATCGAGTCCCTGCAGCGCCAGCAACATCTGCAGGACGCAGATCAGGCCACCACCCAGGCCCTGGCCGTGTTCCCGAACGACGATACGTTGCTGATGCGCCGCGAAGCGATTCGTCGGCAACTGGCGGCGCCACTGGCGGTTGCGGGGTATCGCGCCCTGGAGCAAGGCCGTGTGCCGCTGGCTGTGGACC
This genomic window contains:
- a CDS encoding glycosyl transferase family protein; the protein is MTSLYWPYWLAHYYSFLEISTIVVAVLILISSLDDLFIDLWYWSRRLFRKFTVDRKYRPLTAEQLMARDEQPLAIMVPAWLEYDVIAPMIENMVSTLDYQNYVVFVGTYINDQRTIDEVERMRRRYKQLHRVEVPHAGPTCKADCLNWVIQAIFLYEKTHGMTFAGVVLHDSEDVLHPMELRLFNYLLPRKDMIQLPVVSLERNWYEWVAGTYMDEFAEWHGKDLVVRESMTDTVPSAGVGTCFSHRALRVLAGETQNQPFNTDSLTEDYDVGARLAKVGMNAIFVRFPVQFRVLRKSWFRKPYESTLKMPLCVREFFPDTFRTAFRQKARWTLGIGLQGWEQMGWNGSLANRYLLFRDRKGVVTAFVSIIAYVILVQLLGLIILRQSGLWDVSFPTPFETNGFIQYLLLANGIALAWRIAHRCYFTTVLYGWQHGLLSIPRMVVGNFVNFMAASRAWRMFIVGKVMNRKLVWDKTMHDFPSTDLVAAAPRKLGSVLLSWQAINETDLQSALIEQKTRHMPLGRILLSNGWLDDETLAEAIAFQNDLPRVFDVAAKAQSSTLTLDDEFALRWRVVPLGLNADGRAQVAVASPLPAAGLQQVSEVLGSEPVQLIARESEIVAQLRQLNVRDGQALPDARAPLLGDLLIEMGLLDRDEFNRAMLQYRPQRHGRIGDYLVDSGVLPRATIEKAVARQHSHYPAELSV